The following proteins are encoded in a genomic region of Streptomyces lunaelactis:
- a CDS encoding MFS transporter, which produces MNLGRTNDQASPARRPGAVLAALAAAQFTVMLATSIVNVALPQIRAGVGLSADGTTWVINAYGLAFGALLLAGGRAADLLGRRRVLIAGLALFAGASLAAGLATSAGVLIAARAVQGLGAAAIAPAALALAMSLFPSGPGRGRALGVWGAVSGAGGAGGVLLGGLLTQAWGWPWIFHSVALGALLVLIAVAALVPRAAVRESARFDLLGTATVTLALTCLVWGLTTARGTGWTDVQVLGALAGAGTLLAAFAVIEIRRPNALIPPRLITTGRVAAGNLLMALLGSVWIALFFFLPLYQQQVLGMDPLATGAGQLPLAVANMLGAAVAPRISRRIGGTATVTAALLTEAAGLLWLSRLSADGSYLVDVLGPSILVGLGLSIAFVQLTALAMDGVPPQDAGLAGGLVNTTRQVGGAIGLAALATLAGSVTAQASTHQPHVEALSAGYRAAFTVSSAVLAAAALLALPLTRRSRTTRDILPPTAPASTTPPQQDRAAHCTPTA; this is translated from the coding sequence ATGAACCTTGGACGCACGAACGACCAGGCATCCCCCGCTCGCCGGCCGGGGGCCGTGCTCGCGGCGCTCGCCGCAGCGCAGTTCACCGTCATGCTCGCCACCTCGATAGTGAACGTGGCGCTGCCGCAGATCCGTGCTGGGGTTGGCCTGTCGGCCGACGGCACCACCTGGGTGATCAACGCCTACGGCCTGGCGTTCGGTGCGCTGCTCCTGGCCGGGGGGCGGGCGGCCGACCTGCTCGGCCGCCGCCGGGTGCTGATCGCCGGTCTCGCGCTGTTCGCTGGGGCCTCGCTGGCAGCAGGACTGGCCACCTCCGCGGGCGTCCTGATCGCCGCCCGCGCCGTTCAGGGACTCGGCGCCGCCGCGATCGCCCCAGCCGCACTCGCCCTGGCCATGAGCCTGTTCCCGTCCGGCCCTGGACGCGGCAGAGCCTTGGGCGTGTGGGGCGCAGTATCCGGCGCGGGAGGAGCGGGAGGCGTCCTTCTGGGCGGCCTGCTCACCCAGGCATGGGGCTGGCCCTGGATCTTCCACTCCGTTGCGCTCGGGGCGTTGCTGGTCCTCATCGCCGTGGCGGCCCTCGTGCCGCGGGCTGCTGTTCGGGAGTCCGCACGATTCGACCTCCTGGGCACCGCCACCGTCACACTCGCCCTGACCTGCCTGGTCTGGGGCCTGACCACCGCGCGCGGCACCGGCTGGACGGACGTACAAGTGCTCGGCGCCCTCGCCGGTGCCGGCACGCTGCTCGCGGCCTTCGCCGTGATCGAGATCCGCCGGCCGAACGCGCTGATACCTCCGCGACTGATCACCACCGGCCGCGTCGCCGCGGGAAACCTGCTGATGGCCCTTCTGGGGTCCGTGTGGATCGCCCTGTTCTTCTTCCTGCCGCTCTACCAGCAGCAGGTCCTCGGAATGGACCCCTTGGCCACCGGAGCGGGCCAACTCCCGCTCGCCGTGGCCAATATGCTCGGCGCCGCCGTCGCACCTCGCATCTCCCGGCGTATCGGCGGCACCGCAACGGTGACCGCGGCCTTGCTCACCGAGGCCGCCGGACTGCTGTGGCTGTCACGGCTCAGCGCCGACGGGAGCTACCTCGTCGACGTCCTCGGTCCGAGCATCCTTGTCGGACTCGGCCTGAGCATCGCCTTCGTCCAGCTCACCGCACTCGCCATGGACGGTGTCCCGCCACAGGACGCGGGTCTGGCCGGTGGGCTGGTGAACACCACCCGCCAGGTCGGCGGCGCGATCGGTCTCGCCGCCTTGGCCACCCTGGCCGGCTCCGTCACCGCCCAGGCATCCACCCACCAGCCCCATGTGGAGGCGCTCAGCGCCGGTTACCGAGCCGCCTTCACGGTCTCGTCCGCGGTTCTGGCCGCCGCCGCACTCCTCGCCCTGCCGCTCACCCGCCGCAGCCGCACTACCCGCGACATCCTCCCGCCCACCGCGCCTGCTTCCACGACGCCGCCCCAACAGGACCGGGCGGCCCACTGCACCCCCACCGCCTGA
- a CDS encoding ABC transporter permease, with protein MSIAAPDSPVAASASATPSRLVNEVDNRAAYVSFGLAYLLGHGAAAVSRGDSPLLGLPGWLPTTLLGIGLATGITQATVAALRAQRGATGPDVLSGQLLGASWIAAFTALFLAITGLTSALDMPELQPVLWPAGSGLIVGLLYLAEGAARRNLLHYSLGVWLALASTAALFLGTPGLYWVLAIAGGGAYALAAVLERRRLIQYAGHPQH; from the coding sequence ATGTCCATCGCAGCCCCTGACTCTCCGGTCGCTGCCAGCGCCAGTGCCACCCCGAGTCGTCTCGTGAACGAGGTCGACAACCGCGCGGCCTACGTCAGCTTCGGACTCGCCTACCTGCTGGGACACGGCGCCGCCGCAGTCTCCCGGGGCGACAGCCCCTTGCTCGGCCTGCCCGGCTGGCTGCCCACCACACTCCTCGGAATCGGGCTGGCAACCGGCATCACCCAGGCCACCGTCGCCGCCCTGCGAGCCCAGCGCGGGGCTACCGGGCCGGACGTCCTTTCCGGCCAACTGCTCGGCGCCTCCTGGATCGCCGCCTTCACCGCCCTGTTCCTCGCCATCACCGGCCTGACGTCCGCCCTCGACATGCCAGAACTGCAGCCCGTCCTCTGGCCCGCCGGCTCTGGCCTCATCGTCGGCCTGCTCTACCTCGCCGAAGGCGCCGCACGCCGCAACCTGCTGCACTACAGCCTCGGCGTCTGGCTGGCTCTGGCCTCCACCGCGGCGCTCTTCCTCGGCACCCCCGGCCTCTACTGGGTCCTCGCCATCGCAGGCGGCGGTGCCTACGCCCTCGCCGCGGTCCTCGAACGCCGCCGCCTCATTCAGTACGCAGGGCATCCCCAGCACTGA
- the acnA gene encoding aconitate hydratase AcnA: protein MSANSFDARSTLRVGDESYEIFKLDKVEGSARLPYSLKVLLENLLRTEDGANITADHIRAIGNWDSQAQPSQEIQFTPARVIMQDFTGVPCVVDLATMREAVKELGGDPAKINPLAPAELVIDHSVIADKFGTSDAFAQNVELEYGRNKERYQFLRWGQTAFDEFKVVPPGTGIVHQVNIEHLARTVMVRGGQAYPDTLVGTDSHTTMVNGLGVLGWGVGGIEAEAAMLGQPVSMLIPRVVGFKLTGELKPGTTATDLVLTITEMLRKHGVVGKFVEFYGEGVAATSLANRATIGNMSPEFGSTAAIFPIDDETLKYLRLTGRSAQQVALVEAYAKAQGLWLDPAAEPDFSEKLELDLSTVVPSIAGPKRPQDRIILANAKEQFAQDVRNYVDNDDEAGKESFPASDAPAEHNGVPTRPTLVTAPDGSTYEIDHGAVTVAAITSCTNTSNPYVMVAAALVAKKAVEKGLTRKPWVKTTLAPGSKVVTDYFDKAGLTPYLDKVGFNLVGYGCTTCIGNSGPLPEEVSKAVNEHDLAVTSVLSGNRNFEGRINPDVKMNYLASPPLVVAYAIAGSMKVDITKDALGIDQDGKPVYLQDIWPTEAEVNDVVANSIGEDMFNKSYQDVFAGDAQWQALPIPTGNTFEWDPQSTYVRKPPYFEGMTMETTPVSDISGARVLAKLGDSVTTDHISPAGAIKADTPAGKYLTEHGVERRDFNSYGSRRGNHEVMIRGTFANIRLRNQIAPGTEGGYTRDFTQSAEGEGGAPVSFIYDASQNYQAAGTPLVILAGKEYGSGSSRDWAAKGTALLGVKAVIAESYERIHRSNLIGMGVLPLQFPEGASAASFGLTGEETFSFTGVTELNNGTTPRTVKVTTDTGVEFDAVVRIDTPGEADYYRNGGIMQYVLRSLIRK from the coding sequence GTGTCGGCGAACAGCTTCGACGCCCGCAGCACGCTGCGCGTGGGCGACGAGTCGTACGAGATCTTCAAGCTGGACAAGGTCGAGGGCTCCGCGCGCCTCCCTTACAGCCTGAAGGTGCTGCTGGAGAACCTGCTCCGCACCGAGGACGGCGCGAACATCACCGCCGACCACATCCGGGCCATCGGCAACTGGGACTCCCAGGCGCAGCCGAGCCAGGAAATCCAGTTCACGCCGGCCCGCGTGATCATGCAGGACTTCACCGGTGTGCCCTGTGTCGTGGACCTCGCCACCATGCGTGAGGCCGTCAAGGAGCTCGGCGGCGACCCCGCCAAGATCAACCCGCTCGCGCCCGCCGAGCTGGTCATCGACCACTCCGTGATCGCCGACAAGTTCGGCACCAGCGACGCCTTCGCGCAGAACGTCGAGCTGGAGTACGGCCGCAACAAGGAGCGCTACCAGTTCCTGCGCTGGGGCCAGACCGCGTTCGACGAGTTCAAGGTCGTCCCCCCGGGCACCGGCATCGTCCACCAGGTCAACATCGAGCACCTGGCCCGTACCGTCATGGTCCGGGGTGGCCAGGCGTACCCCGACACCCTCGTCGGCACCGACTCGCACACCACCATGGTCAACGGCCTCGGTGTGCTGGGCTGGGGCGTCGGCGGCATCGAGGCCGAGGCCGCGATGCTCGGCCAGCCGGTCTCCATGCTCATCCCGCGCGTCGTCGGCTTCAAGCTGACCGGCGAGCTGAAGCCCGGCACCACCGCCACCGACCTGGTCCTCACGATCACCGAGATGCTGCGCAAGCACGGCGTCGTCGGCAAGTTCGTCGAGTTCTACGGTGAGGGCGTCGCCGCCACCTCGCTCGCCAACCGCGCCACCATCGGCAACATGTCGCCGGAGTTCGGCTCCACCGCCGCGATCTTCCCGATCGACGACGAGACCCTGAAGTACCTGCGCCTGACCGGCCGCTCCGCGCAGCAGGTCGCGCTCGTCGAGGCGTACGCCAAGGCGCAGGGCCTGTGGCTCGACCCGGCCGCCGAGCCCGACTTCTCCGAGAAGCTCGAGCTCGACCTCTCCACGGTCGTCCCCTCGATCGCCGGACCGAAGCGCCCGCAGGACCGCATCATCCTGGCCAACGCCAAGGAGCAGTTCGCGCAGGACGTCCGCAACTACGTCGACAACGACGACGAGGCGGGCAAGGAGTCCTTCCCGGCCTCCGACGCCCCCGCCGAGCACAACGGCGTGCCGACCCGCCCGACGCTGGTCACCGCTCCCGACGGCTCGACGTACGAGATCGACCACGGCGCCGTCACCGTCGCCGCGATCACCTCCTGCACCAACACCTCGAACCCGTACGTCATGGTCGCCGCCGCGCTGGTGGCCAAGAAGGCGGTCGAGAAGGGCCTGACCCGCAAGCCGTGGGTCAAGACCACGCTCGCCCCGGGCTCCAAGGTCGTCACCGACTACTTCGACAAGGCGGGGCTCACCCCCTACCTCGACAAGGTCGGCTTCAACCTCGTCGGCTACGGCTGCACCACCTGCATCGGCAACTCCGGCCCGCTGCCGGAGGAGGTCTCCAAGGCCGTCAATGAGCACGACCTGGCTGTTACGTCCGTCCTCTCGGGCAACCGTAACTTCGAGGGGCGCATCAACCCCGACGTCAAGATGAACTACCTGGCATCCCCGCCGCTGGTCGTCGCGTATGCCATCGCGGGCTCCATGAAGGTGGACATCACCAAGGACGCGCTGGGCATCGACCAGGACGGCAAGCCGGTCTACCTGCAGGACATCTGGCCGACCGAGGCCGAGGTCAACGACGTCGTCGCCAACTCCATCGGCGAGGACATGTTCAACAAGTCCTACCAGGACGTCTTCGCGGGCGACGCGCAGTGGCAGGCGCTGCCGATCCCGACCGGCAACACCTTCGAGTGGGACCCGCAGTCCACCTACGTCCGCAAGCCCCCGTACTTCGAGGGCATGACGATGGAGACCACCCCGGTCTCGGACATCTCCGGCGCCCGCGTGCTGGCCAAGCTGGGCGACTCGGTCACCACCGACCACATCTCCCCGGCCGGTGCCATCAAGGCCGACACCCCGGCCGGCAAGTACCTCACGGAGCACGGCGTCGAGCGCCGTGACTTCAACTCCTACGGCTCGCGCCGAGGCAACCACGAGGTCATGATCCGCGGCACCTTCGCCAACATCCGCCTGCGCAACCAGATCGCGCCGGGCACCGAGGGCGGCTACACCCGCGACTTCACGCAGTCCGCCGAAGGTGAAGGAGGGGCGCCGGTCTCCTTCATCTACGACGCCTCGCAGAACTACCAGGCCGCCGGCACCCCGCTGGTGATCCTGGCGGGCAAGGAGTACGGCTCCGGCTCGTCCCGCGACTGGGCCGCCAAGGGCACGGCGCTGCTCGGCGTCAAGGCCGTCATCGCCGAGTCGTACGAGCGCATCCACCGCTCGAACCTCATCGGCATGGGTGTCCTGCCGCTCCAGTTCCCGGAGGGTGCTTCCGCGGCGTCCTTCGGCCTGACCGGCGAGGAGACCTTCTCCTTCACCGGCGTGACCGAGCTGAACAACGGCACCACCCCGCGCACGGTCAAGGTGACCACCGACACGGGTGTGGAGTTCGACGCGGTCGTCCGCATCGACACCCCCGGTGAGGCGGACTACTACCGCAACGGCGGCATCATGCAGTACGTGCTGCGGAGCCTGATCCGCAAGTAA
- a CDS encoding ATP-binding protein, with translation MGSVGERLSSARVRAFIGREEELGRFGEALTGDPQAPFVFYAFGPGGIGKSTLVRRLADQVRSAGRLPVELDGRFVSRDPADFERAAAPFLDVPGTVLFVDSFEHCQWLESWLWQHFLPRAADGALAVLAGRLAPQAQWSADPAWSGVLHVTELKPFVDEQARSLLAAARLRPELRDRVLRFAGGNPLALSLAAAAGAGSAGWNKEEIWAPSADVLRTLLAGLIGEVPTAAHRRALEVAAQAHSTSEELLSSVLPEEDAHLLFSWLRDLPFMESTHRGLHPHDAARETLAADLRWRAPHAFVTMRQRLAEEYLRILREAPEERVWTVTDELFYLFKEVETLARLRTWSREDEVHDRPLQPGDIDVVLRMAEQTEGPASADLVRYWAQRQPQAFSVYRLVSTGRIVAFTARLVLPAPPDPQDLATDPVVAAAWEHTDATAPVSPGEHIGISRFSIYPERYQVPSRVIDLSSSRAQAEAARARRRAYGFAVYQDADAWAVRVKGTLADTGARPRVGEHTYGLFSVDWRQVPVETWLRRFISATDVPAESGPSGISRTTFDQAVREALAHWRDAGAFTACALLRARLAADFDDPVKELRALLRQAVDDLARDPRGVRAREALTAGYFSGAPTQEAAARRLGLPYGTYRRHLRQGLDLLCEALWQWELHGPDDDHGRTVPTYT, from the coding sequence ATGGGGTCCGTGGGGGAGAGACTGAGCAGCGCGCGAGTGCGGGCTTTCATCGGCCGGGAGGAGGAACTCGGTCGCTTCGGGGAGGCTTTGACCGGAGATCCACAGGCGCCCTTCGTATTCTACGCGTTCGGGCCGGGCGGCATCGGCAAGTCGACTCTGGTGCGGCGTCTGGCGGACCAGGTCCGTTCGGCAGGTCGGTTGCCGGTTGAACTCGACGGCCGTTTCGTCAGCCGGGACCCCGCCGACTTCGAGCGCGCGGCCGCACCTTTTCTGGACGTTCCCGGCACGGTCCTGTTCGTCGACTCCTTCGAGCACTGCCAATGGCTCGAGAGCTGGCTGTGGCAGCACTTCCTCCCTCGCGCCGCGGACGGCGCCCTGGCTGTTCTGGCCGGCCGCCTCGCGCCGCAGGCGCAGTGGAGCGCCGATCCCGCGTGGTCCGGGGTCCTGCACGTCACCGAACTGAAGCCGTTCGTCGATGAACAGGCCCGGAGTCTGCTGGCCGCGGCGCGGCTCCGGCCCGAGTTGCGGGACCGGGTGCTCCGCTTCGCCGGAGGCAACCCGCTGGCCCTGTCCCTTGCGGCCGCCGCAGGAGCAGGATCGGCAGGCTGGAACAAGGAGGAGATCTGGGCTCCCTCGGCCGACGTCCTGCGAACCCTGTTGGCAGGCCTGATCGGAGAGGTGCCCACGGCGGCCCACCGCCGAGCCCTGGAGGTGGCGGCACAGGCACACTCCACGTCCGAGGAACTGCTTTCCTCGGTACTGCCCGAGGAAGACGCCCACCTGCTCTTCTCCTGGCTGAGGGACCTGCCCTTCATGGAGTCCACGCACCGAGGGCTCCACCCGCACGACGCCGCACGCGAGACGCTGGCCGCCGACCTGCGCTGGCGAGCACCCCATGCCTTCGTGACGATGCGCCAGCGATTGGCGGAGGAGTACCTGCGCATACTGCGCGAGGCACCCGAGGAGCGTGTGTGGACCGTCACCGACGAACTCTTCTACCTCTTCAAGGAGGTGGAAACCCTGGCGCGCCTGCGCACATGGTCCCGCGAGGACGAGGTGCACGACCGCCCCCTGCAGCCAGGTGACATCGATGTCGTACTACGCATGGCCGAGCAGACCGAAGGCCCCGCCTCCGCGGACCTCGTCCGCTACTGGGCGCAGCGCCAACCGCAGGCATTCAGCGTCTACCGTCTCGTGAGCACAGGCCGGATCGTGGCGTTCACGGCTCGACTCGTCCTGCCGGCCCCACCCGACCCCCAGGACCTGGCCACCGATCCCGTCGTCGCGGCAGCCTGGGAGCACACCGACGCCACCGCGCCCGTGAGCCCCGGCGAGCACATCGGCATAAGCCGCTTCTCGATCTACCCCGAGCGGTACCAGGTCCCCTCGCGCGTCATCGACCTGAGCAGTTCCCGGGCCCAGGCGGAAGCCGCCCGTGCCCGCCGACGCGCATACGGCTTCGCCGTCTACCAGGACGCCGACGCCTGGGCCGTGCGGGTCAAGGGCACCCTCGCGGACACCGGTGCGCGACCGCGAGTCGGTGAGCACACCTACGGACTGTTCAGCGTCGACTGGCGCCAGGTGCCCGTCGAGACCTGGCTCCGCCGCTTCATATCAGCCACCGATGTGCCCGCCGAGTCCGGGCCTTCGGGCATCTCACGCACCACGTTCGACCAAGCCGTACGCGAAGCCCTGGCGCATTGGCGAGATGCAGGCGCCTTCACCGCCTGTGCCCTGCTCCGCGCCCGTCTCGCGGCCGACTTCGACGACCCCGTCAAAGAGTTGCGCGCCCTGCTGCGCCAAGCCGTCGACGATCTCGCCCGTGACCCGCGTGGAGTGCGCGCACGCGAAGCCCTGACCGCGGGGTACTTCTCCGGTGCACCCACCCAGGAAGCCGCCGCCCGGCGCCTCGGCCTGCCCTACGGCACCTACCGTCGCCACCTCCGCCAGGGTCTGGACCTGCTCTGCGAGGCCCTGTGGCAGTGGGAACTGCACGGCCCCGACGACGACCACGGGCGCACGGTGCCGACGTACACGTAA
- a CDS encoding nuclear transport factor 2 family protein has protein sequence MTPTDITRAINDLLFNPGLGLAEALDRHFTPDYRQRTDGVWSDRAAFAQHMTRLRSLVRSGHIEVHDEFRDGLRYADRHTVTLTQHSGRTSRTEVYLFGQYAPDGRFHRVEETTLLLTGHPDDRNLGLIN, from the coding sequence GTGACACCGACCGACATCACCCGAGCCATCAACGACCTGCTGTTCAACCCGGGCCTCGGCCTTGCCGAAGCCCTCGACCGGCATTTCACCCCGGACTACCGTCAGCGCACCGACGGCGTGTGGAGCGACCGTGCCGCCTTCGCCCAGCACATGACACGCCTCCGCTCCCTGGTCCGCAGCGGCCACATCGAGGTGCACGACGAATTCCGCGACGGACTGCGTTACGCCGACCGTCACACCGTCACCCTCACCCAGCACAGCGGCCGTACGTCCCGCACCGAGGTGTACCTCTTCGGCCAGTACGCCCCCGACGGGCGCTTCCATCGCGTCGAAGAAACCACCCTCCTGCTCACCGGCCACCCCGACGACCGGAACCTGGGACTCATCAACTGA
- a CDS encoding carotenoid oxygenase family protein, producing MSSKPYLTGHYTPVADEITATGLTVEGTLPTELTGRLIRNSHNPKPGVTPTHWFKGSGMVHGIRLREGRAEWYRNRWVHTPALDGAPYMTERGPDLTVSTAGTHVIEHAGRLLALCEANFPFELTPDLETVGAHDFNGRLRTAMTAHPKEDPVTGELHFFGSSPFAPYLVYYVSDAKGEIVHSAEIPGATASLKHDFAITRRHVVFIEGNVTFDPAEHSGIPYGWSDQQPSRIGVMPRTGDGARHVRWFSIEPGNMLHVANAYEDGQGRIVLEGPTVDREGFQLSWNWWVGAPERGTEPNTRSYTRRWVIDTAAGTVDEQIIDDLAVEFPTLNEDYLGAEHRYQYAVSFPDQEGFGGYGVVKYDRTTGARRIHQVGDARLPSEAVFVPAAGATNEDDGYLLTVISDLKQDASQLLVLDAAGLDRIATVHLPRRVTAGIHGSWIPDSALDNGED from the coding sequence ATGAGCAGCAAGCCTTACCTGACCGGCCATTACACCCCCGTCGCCGACGAGATCACCGCCACCGGCCTCACCGTCGAGGGCACCCTGCCCACCGAACTGACCGGCCGCCTGATCCGCAACAGCCACAACCCCAAGCCCGGCGTCACCCCGACCCACTGGTTCAAGGGCAGCGGCATGGTCCACGGGATCCGGCTCCGCGAGGGCCGCGCCGAGTGGTACCGCAACCGCTGGGTGCACACCCCCGCCCTGGACGGCGCCCCCTACATGACCGAGCGCGGCCCGGACCTGACCGTGAGCACCGCCGGGACCCACGTCATCGAGCACGCCGGACGACTGCTCGCACTGTGCGAGGCGAACTTCCCCTTCGAGCTCACCCCGGACCTGGAGACGGTCGGCGCCCATGACTTCAACGGCAGGCTGCGCACGGCCATGACCGCACATCCCAAGGAGGACCCGGTGACGGGGGAGCTCCACTTCTTCGGCTCCTCGCCGTTCGCGCCCTATCTCGTGTACTACGTCTCAGACGCCAAGGGCGAGATCGTCCACAGCGCCGAGATCCCGGGGGCGACCGCCTCACTCAAGCACGACTTCGCCATCACCCGCCGCCACGTCGTCTTCATCGAAGGCAACGTCACCTTCGACCCCGCCGAGCACTCCGGCATCCCCTACGGCTGGAGCGACCAGCAGCCCTCCCGCATCGGCGTCATGCCCCGCACAGGCGATGGTGCCCGGCACGTCCGCTGGTTCTCCATAGAACCCGGCAACATGCTGCACGTCGCCAACGCCTACGAGGACGGCCAGGGCCGCATCGTTCTGGAAGGCCCCACCGTGGACCGCGAAGGGTTTCAGCTCTCCTGGAACTGGTGGGTCGGCGCGCCCGAGCGGGGAACCGAGCCCAACACCCGCTCCTACACCCGACGCTGGGTGATCGACACTGCGGCCGGTACCGTCGACGAGCAGATCATCGACGACCTCGCCGTGGAGTTTCCGACCCTCAACGAGGACTATTTGGGCGCCGAGCACCGCTACCAGTACGCGGTGTCCTTCCCCGACCAGGAAGGTTTCGGGGGCTACGGCGTCGTCAAGTACGACCGCACCACCGGCGCCCGCCGCATCCACCAGGTCGGCGACGCCCGGCTGCCCAGCGAAGCGGTGTTCGTCCCCGCGGCCGGCGCCACCAACGAAGACGACGGTTACCTGCTCACCGTCATCTCCGACCTCAAGCAGGACGCCTCGCAACTGCTGGTCCTGGACGCCGCCGGCCTCGACCGGATCGCCACCGTCCACCTGCCCCGCCGCGTGACCGCCGGAATCCACGGCTCCTGGATCCCCGACAGCGCCCTGGACAACGGCGAGGACTGA
- a CDS encoding SRPBCC family protein, with the protein MHTIDSTAPVVVSLTTTVDAPLATVWSLHTDIDNWPVWNANIDRARLSGPAAVGTDFTWRTHGLNITSTIHELIPEQRIVWGGTVEGIVGIHVWTFEQSGDHVIVHTEESWSGDAVDAAADELATALKTSLESWLDCLKARAEQTT; encoded by the coding sequence ATGCACACCATTGACTCCACCGCCCCCGTCGTCGTCAGCCTGACGACGACCGTCGACGCCCCGCTCGCCACCGTGTGGTCGCTGCACACCGACATCGACAACTGGCCGGTCTGGAACGCCAACATCGACCGGGCCAGGCTCAGCGGACCGGCGGCGGTCGGCACCGACTTCACCTGGCGCACCCACGGGCTGAACATCACCTCCACCATCCACGAACTGATCCCCGAACAGCGGATCGTCTGGGGCGGGACCGTCGAGGGCATCGTCGGCATCCACGTATGGACCTTCGAGCAGTCCGGCGACCACGTCATCGTCCACACCGAAGAGTCCTGGAGCGGAGACGCCGTCGACGCCGCGGCCGACGAACTCGCCACGGCCCTGAAGACCTCCCTGGAGAGCTGGCTCGACTGCCTCAAGGCCCGCGCCGAGCAGACGACCTGA
- a CDS encoding cytochrome P450, cyclodipeptide synthase-associated has translation MPRAETGFSVLSDDFAAAPYRYFAGLRERAPVHYEPAIDSYFLSRYQDVKRVLTDHQAFSTETLQVRAEPVMRGPVLAQMTGAEHTAKRKIVVRGFTGQALQDQIRAIRANAAELIAPFLPRGRVDLVNDFGKPLAVYVTLDVLGLDKKDWQQVAAWHSGVAEFITSIVLTPERRRHCLDCAEQLEAYLVPLIEQRRRHPGEDLISTLCTAEFDGIAMSNRDVTALIINVLAAATEPADKTLALLIKHLIDHPEQMAQVRQDPTLLPAAIAETLRYTPPVQLIPRQSEKDAVFAGTTVPVGATIFCMIGAANRDPDAFTAPDTFDIHRPDLGTARSFTAAAQHLAFGTGLHQCVGAAFARAEIETVAAMLIPLLDQVHYSPDFRYRETGLYTRGPASLSLDFTPVHEGVPGHD, from the coding sequence ATGCCCAGAGCCGAGACCGGCTTCAGTGTCCTGTCCGACGACTTCGCCGCCGCCCCCTACCGGTACTTCGCCGGGCTGAGGGAACGGGCACCTGTCCACTACGAGCCGGCGATCGACAGCTACTTCCTGTCCCGCTACCAGGACGTGAAGCGGGTGCTGACCGACCATCAGGCGTTCAGCACCGAGACGCTGCAGGTACGCGCCGAGCCGGTGATGCGCGGACCGGTCCTCGCCCAGATGACCGGGGCCGAGCACACCGCCAAACGAAAGATCGTCGTCCGGGGCTTCACCGGACAGGCCCTGCAAGACCAGATACGCGCCATCCGCGCCAACGCCGCCGAGCTCATCGCGCCCTTCCTTCCCCGGGGCCGGGTGGACCTCGTCAACGACTTCGGCAAGCCCCTCGCCGTCTATGTGACGCTCGACGTCCTCGGCCTGGACAAGAAGGACTGGCAGCAGGTCGCCGCCTGGCACAGCGGGGTCGCCGAGTTCATCACCAGCATCGTCCTCACCCCGGAACGCCGTCGGCACTGCCTGGACTGCGCCGAGCAACTGGAGGCCTACCTCGTCCCCCTCATCGAACAGCGGCGCCGCCATCCCGGCGAAGACCTCATATCGACGCTGTGCACCGCCGAGTTCGACGGCATCGCCATGAGCAATCGCGACGTCACCGCGCTGATCATCAACGTCCTGGCCGCCGCCACCGAGCCCGCTGACAAGACCCTCGCCCTGCTCATCAAGCACCTGATCGACCACCCTGAGCAGATGGCCCAGGTCCGCCAGGACCCGACCCTGCTGCCCGCCGCGATCGCCGAGACCCTGCGCTACACCCCGCCGGTCCAGCTCATTCCCCGCCAGTCGGAGAAGGACGCCGTGTTCGCCGGCACCACCGTCCCGGTAGGTGCCACCATCTTCTGCATGATCGGCGCGGCAAACCGCGACCCCGACGCCTTCACCGCCCCGGACACCTTCGACATCCACCGTCCGGACCTGGGCACCGCCCGCTCCTTCACCGCCGCCGCCCAGCACCTGGCCTTCGGCACCGGACTCCACCAGTGCGTGGGCGCAGCCTTCGCCCGCGCCGAGATCGAGACCGTCGCCGCGATGCTCATCCCCCTGCTCGACCAGGTCCACTACAGCCCCGACTTCCGCTACCGGGAGACCGGCCTGTACACCCGCGGCCCCGCCTCCCTGTCCCTGGACTTCACCCCCGTACACGAAGGCGTCCCAGGCCACGACTGA